GAGCTGTTCATGGTGAGCTTATTGAAGTTTTGGAACTGTTCCGGTTCAACTCCTGATAATTGCACACAGAATCCAACCGTGTTTGGCTGGACCTAAGTTCACGGCGCTGTAACCCGGTTTTCGCAGTGTGTGAAATGCGAGAGTAGAAGCACACGAAAGCAGGTCTTCCTCTATCGTACTAGATATCTGTGGGTAGCCAGCTTGCTGCTCAGTTTTCTTCAATTTGGCATGGGACGCAAGTCCTAAGGGCTGGGTTCATGCATGGGCTGTACATACCCTCCCATCACTCAATATTACTAGCAGTGTCCTTCTTTCCTACGTAATTCTGCAGAACATGTGGGTGGGCCCCGCTTTGACACAGCCATGTGCAGTCAACAAACTGGCCCACAGTGTCACACTACATAGAAGATGCATACTTCCTTTTAAATACGCCCTGGCAGAGAATAGCCCGCACCAGCCCGCGCAACCGTGCATATGGAAGGAGGTCATGCGGTTGGCATCAGAGTAAAAAGCAATATAGAGGTCAAGGCGTCCTGTCGCACTCGGTCTACCAGTTTAGGGAAGGCGCGCAGCCATGGTAAATGTACATAAGCATCCACCTGCGCGTTGTTATGAACGTCCCCAGTGCTTTGATTTATCCTATCCTGCTTCCCTCTGTTTCCGTATCTAGTTTCGTTCATTGCGCCTTCCGAGGCGTCGTTTCTGGGCAGTTGTTTAATTGGAGCGGAGGGAGATATTTAGTTTTGAAATGAATGCATAGGTCTAATATGCCAGATCAAACCTTACTCTTTTCCTGTGAGTCTTTTCCCTGATTCTCAAAGACGGCCTGCTCACCCTCCAAACATTCTCTGGGAACCAGTATAGTCTGTCTACTCCTCTCCTTGACCTTCCTCCCTAGGATTCTATTCAGAACCATCTCGATCTCCGTAAGACCCTCCCAGATGGGCAAAACCAAAATAACACCCGCCGCCAGAAACGCCCAGATAAACAAGAAAGCAACCCACCCCGTGAAGAACGGAACAGTGAATACATAACTCGACGCATACATCGGGATTGGCCACAGAATCACCAGCGAGATGGTCAGAAACAGCCCAAGGAAGAGCGAGCGATTCCGCGCTGTAAGGAGGGACTTttcattctcttcttcccttctttGCTCTTGTTCAGCGAGTACGGCTGCGTCTTCGGGGCTATTACCGGATACTGTGACgtgctcgtcgtcgccgcggTGGATTTGCTCATTCAGGATTCGCCAGTCGAAATTATCAGGTTTGAGCAATGTAGCTAGCGGGGTGAGTATCAGCGGCGAACAGAGCGAGACCATATTCCCAGCCACAAGAGGGAGATTCGAGCTAAGCGTCTCGATACTGACGACTCCATGGTGGGTATAGGCAGTGCAGAACCAGGCAATCAGGCCGAAGGTAGAGCACAATGGGGGGACAATAAACGCCGCCAGGGCGGACTGCCTCTTCCACATGATAGTGCATGCCATGGGAACGATAGCACTGTCGACGAAGATCCCGATGGCGGTTATGAGGAAGTCGACGCTGAATCCGCCGTGGTTAAATGCGACTGCGATGGACGAGCAGAAGATAGCAAATCCAACTGTGATGAAGTGGGAAAAGTAGAGGAGCTGTTTACCAGAAGCCTTTGGTTTGATGTACGCCTGGTAGACATTATAGGTCACCAGTGCCGTTGTGGCAACTGTTTCAGAAGACATGGCGCTTGTAACGGCCATGAAGACCATAAGTAGCACAGCAACTGCACCACCATTGCCCATGAGCGATACAGCAGCATATGGCATCGCGAGACCTGAGGCTACTTCATACTCGTTCATTCGGTTGGGAAACGTTGGCCAGCTGGGAAGATGTTCCATGGCTGCAGCGGCGAGGCCGTACGTGCTGGCCAGTACAAATGGGATAGTGAACCACGACAAACCACCGACGATATAGCCCACGGATGTCGTGCGCGGGTCTGCGGCAATCGCCTTCTGGAATAGCTGGCTGTCAACACAGGCGGCGAATCCTGCCCCAATGAATACCAGCCCGATGTATCCGCCTTCCTGCGATCTCATTGTGAGATATTGTCCGTCTGCGTTTCCTGCAACTGGATGGAGTGCTGCGGCTTCTGTTAGGAGCTCCCATACTCGAGCTGGTGAGCCGGTTTGCTCGGAGGTCGTGTAGAAGACGAACAGCGCGATGAGCATAATGACATAGATGATGACGGTGTGGACCTTGGATCATCAGTAAAATTCAGGTCCTTGAATGTGGATGCTCACCCAGTCCGTGATAAAAGTAGCCTTGATCCCGCCCATTAAGGTATAAATAACCACGCCGATAGGCAGCAGATAACAAATCGCATCCCGACTCACACCAGTCATAGACGCAAAGACCGCCGAACCCCCGACAAGGAGATTCACCGTCGTTATGATTTGGTACACACCAGAGTACGTCGTAAAAAGAAGATGAACCGCACTACCATACCGCACTTTGACGACTTGGAGATAAGTCTGCGCATTGGGCGCCTTGCGTTTAAGctcgacagcagcaacagaaaaAAGCAGAATCTGAACcgacgcagcagcagcgtacCAGAACGGACCGGACACTCCATACCGATAGCCGTAGGTCGTGCTGGTGAGGAGCGTGGTCGCAATTGTCCAGGACGAAACTACCGCAGAGGCAGTCAAGCCTGCCTTGACGGAGTGTTTAGCAGTCATGAACATCTCCGAGTCTTGAATTTCATTCATATAGGTACTCAGTAACCAGGACGTGAGCGACATCCCGATGGCAAAAACTGCACCAacgccgacgacgatgccgTAGCCCACGGCCTGGGACAGGGGGGCTGGGCTTTGGAAGACGTTCTCTGGCATTTTCAATCAGGTAGAAGCAATAAATATAACATCCCGAGCAGGGAACAAAGACAGATATAAGACATTCCATGTCCAAACCAAACGAGATCCATTCATTCTAGGTTCACTAGCCGCACGATGATAAGGCAGGATGCTATCAACGCCTACCCAGTATCCACCCTATCACTTCACAGACAAAGACAGACAAGTGGATCTGAATCCTTATCCTGGGGGAGGATGCATGATTGACTCCAACTGCAACGATATCTCACCAATCTGCAGCCTCCAGCGTGTCGGTTCCGAGGGTCTATCCCGTATCAGAGCGGGGAAGTGAGGAGATAGGGCGTTGGAGTATTTGATAGATAGCCCAGGTATCTACAAAGGCTGACTCTttgaatattctataaaaCATTCTACTTAACAACAGTACACCTCCTCATTTACTTATCAAGAACACAACTGCGGAAATGGCACCAACCGCACGAAAAGCATTGATCAACGTAGACATGGGAGAGGCCTATGGCAACTACATCTGCGGTCCGGATAAAGAACTCCTCCCCATGATCGACCACGCCAACATCGCCTGTGGTTTCCAGTAAGCATTCCTCACTTTGTGTCCGAAAATGGTGTATGTGTTATACTAACTGAACAGCGCCGGCGACCCCCTCATCATGGCAGAAACCGTCGCACTCTGCAAAGCCCACGGCGTCAAGATCGGCGCCCACCCCGGCCTCCCCGACGTCCAAGGCTTCGGTCGACGCGAGATGAAGCTCACCCCGGAAGAGCACACAGCAAATATTATATACCAAGTCGGGGCTCTCAAGGCATTCCTCGACCGCGAGGGCGTGGAGATGCACCACGTCAAGCCGCACGGGATCCTGTACGGGATGATGGTCAGGGACATTGAGGTATCCCGGGCCGTCTGGGCGGGCGTTCCAAAGGGGATGCGGGTGTTTGGACTTGCTGGGACGTATATGGAGAGTACAGCGCAAGAAGCCGGGCTGGAGTTCTGGGCGGAGTACTTTGGGGATGTTAATTATCGAGAGGATGGGACGTTGATTGTGgatcggaagaagaagccgtgGAAGACAGAGGATGTTAGGAAGCATGTTAGCAAGCAGCTGTATGAGAGTCGCGTTGTTGCTGTTACTGGTACGGAGGTTGATCTACCTGTGAAGGACTTTCCCATATCGATTTGCTGTCACTCGGACTCGCCTGGCTGCGTGGAGATTGTGAAGGCGACGAGGGAGGTAGCGGATCTGTTCAACAGTGAAAAGGGATTCTAGTAAAGAACATAGTTCCAGTGAGTTTATATCCACAACTATACTCAAGCAAAGAGTATATCTACAACCGCGCAGTACTCGACAACCCCTTCACAACCTCAGCACCAGCGCGCTCACCACTCTCAATTGCCCCCTCCATATACCCCTTCCACCTCACTGCCGTCTCCGTTCCAGCGAAATGCAGATTCCCAGCTGGCTCTCTAACAGCGCCACCAACAGTATCAAGCACGCCAGGCGTCAGCGCAATACACGGACATCCCCATCCGGAGTACGCATCATTCACCCATTCGTAGGTAACCATATCCACAAACCCACTCGCTGCTTCAGTCTCAGCTTCAAACAGCTTCCCAATCTGATGCACGAGCGCTCTTTCCCGTTGTCCGGTTGGAAGGGCTGCCCAGGCACGACCTGGGTCGCCGGACATGAAGCAGGTCAGCACGTATTTCTTGTCAGGCAGACTACTTGTATCGCGAATTACTGATGCCGGTCCGGTGAATGACTGGATAAGCCCGCAGTAACCCTTTTCAACCCAGAATGGCCTGCGGAAGATCATCATAGCTTTAGTGTAGTAGCCATATGTTGACGACTCAGCCCACAACTGCTTTGGGGCCGGCAGCTTTGGCGAGAAAGAGATGGTGTTAAGAACAGGACTGGGAACTGTAACTATTGCCTTTCGCGCTCGCAGTGTCTTTTGATCAGCCGTGACAACTTCAACACCTGAAGATCCTTCCTGTGAGATACTGCTAACGGGACTGGATAGTCGAACACTATCCTTAGGGAGAGACTCCGCAATCCCTATAGCAATACTTTGCATACCCTGGCGTATACGCAGATGCTGCCCTCCACCCTCTCGATCAGATCGCATCTGCAGTAACCCACCGCCGGACTTGCAGTACGTGAGGAAATACAGGGCCGAAATATCCCGTGGATCCTGCCCCAGCATGGCTCTTGTCCAAACAGTAGCTGTTGCGAGACTCTCTGTACTGGCTTCGCGAGAACGCAGGTACGCTTCGAAAGTCATTGAGTCCCACTCTGTATTCTGGGGCCTGGCAGGGTCCAGAGTGTGGCAATCTGCCTCGATCATGTCGCGGATTCGGGCGACGTCTTGCGCAGTTGCAGCATTGAACTTTGCCATGTTAGCCGGGTCCTCTACGAGCGTTGCAGACGTACCTTGGGTAGGTCACCGTAAGTAAAGGTGGAACAATCACCACTTGCATCCTGCAAGACGCACAGGCCGGTGGTATTCTGCTCCAGAATCTCGGCCCCGAATTCCTTAGCCAGATTGTAAACCTTGGACTGGTTGACGCCGTTCATCCACGCTGCTCCCAGGTCAACAATCGCATTCTCGTCTCCAGGAACAGCCTGTGACCAGGTCTTGCCGCCAACGCGGTCTCTTGCTTCCAAGATAATGAAGGACAAGCCCGCTCGTTGGAGCTCCGAAGCAGCGCTGAGACCGGCCAGTCCAGCGCCGACTATAATCACATCGACGTCTTCTCGGCGGGTTGTGCCAGTCAATAGACGGGGTACCTGGGCAGGAACTGGGCGAGTGACAACAGCATCGACCTCAAATAACCATCCTGGAGCGGCCAGCTGCTGAACCGGCACAAGCGTGATAGCTGGACGATGTCCACCTAGAAACCTCTGGATATGTCTTGTATGAAGACGTCGGTTTGGATCATAGTTCACGATATACACTGTGAGTTTGAGGATGTCCTTAACAGACGCCCCGGCAACGATCAGGATCTTGCGAAGGTTCAGGAGGGCCAGGTGGATTTGGGACTCGTAGTCTGCCGGTACTGTGCCATTTGCTGTACTCCCTGGCTGGCCGGCGATATGAATTACTTGGGAGTTTTGTGGTGCTATTGTTGCCGGTGCATAGTAGGCTGTTGTGGtgttgacgaggtcgagTGTTTCAATGCGCGTCATGATAATTAATAACTGGAATTTAATTCTGCACTTGATGCAAGACACTTCCATTTATAATTCTGCATTCCAGTCGGCTCCAACAGCAGTCATACCAACAGCATACGAAATGTAATGAAGTATCATGCAGCGAATAACAATCACTTCCGATACTCCAACAGACCCGCCTTTCGGAGCCGAACTCTTTATCTCTTGCTCCATCTTGCATCTTCCACTACACTGTTACTCCCAATGGATTCACCGTATGAACCCCCCAGTACGCGTCGGAAGCGACAGCAGCGAAAAGCCTGCGATCTCTGTCGCCGCCGCAAAGTCCGCTGCGATATCGACGA
The nucleotide sequence above comes from Aspergillus puulaauensis MK2 DNA, chromosome 3, nearly complete sequence. Encoded proteins:
- a CDS encoding uncharacterized protein (COG:Q;~EggNog:ENOG410Q2NF;~InterPro:IPR001613,IPR006175,IPR036188,IPR002937, IPR035959;~PFAM:PF01042,PF13450,PF01593;~go_function: GO:0016491 - oxidoreductase activity [Evidence IEA];~go_process: GO:0055114 - oxidation-reduction process [Evidence IEA]), translating into MTRIETLDLVNTTTAYYAPATIAPQNSQVIHIAGQPGSTANGTVPADYESQIHLALLNLRKILIVAGASVKDILKLTVYIVNYDPNRRLHTRHIQRFLGGHRPAITLVPVQQLAAPGWLFEVDAVVTRPVPAQVPRLLTGTTRREDVDVIIVGAGLAGLSAASELQRAGLSFIILEARDRVGGKTWSQAVPGDENAIVDLGAAWMNGVNQSKVYNLAKEFGAEILEQNTTGLCVLQDASGDCSTFTYGDLPKFNAATAQDVARIRDMIEADCHTLDPARPQNTEWDSMTFEAYLRSREASTESLATATVWTRAMLGQDPRDISALYFLTYCKSGGGLLQMRSDREGGGQHLRIRQGMQSIAIGIAESLPKDSVRLSSPVSSISQEGSSGVEVVTADQKTLRARKAIVTVPSPVLNTISFSPKLPAPKQLWAESSTYGYYTKAMMIFRRPFWVEKGYCGLIQSFTGPASVIRDTSSLPDKKYVLTCFMSGDPGRAWAALPTGQRERALVHQIGKLFEAETEAASGFVDMVTYEWVNDAYSGWGCPCIALTPGVLDTVGGAVREPAGNLHFAGTETAVRWKGYMEGAIESGERAGAEVVKGLSSTARL
- a CDS encoding uncharacterized protein (COG:S;~EggNog:ENOG410PNN3;~InterPro:IPR011330,IPR005501;~PFAM:PF03746;~go_function: GO:0003824 - catalytic activity [Evidence IEA];~go_process: GO:0005975 - carbohydrate metabolic process [Evidence IEA]), which codes for MAPTARKALINVDMGEAYGNYICGPDKELLPMIDHANIACGFHAGDPLIMAETVALCKAHGVKIGAHPGLPDVQGFGRREMKLTPEEHTANIIYQVGALKAFLDREGVEMHHVKPHGILYGMMVRDIEVSRAVWAGVPKGMRVFGLAGTYMESTAQEAGLEFWAEYFGDVNYREDGTLIVDRKKKPWKTEDVRKHVSKQLYESRVVAVTGTEVDLPVKDFPISICCHSDSPGCVEIVKATREVADLFNSEKGF
- a CDS encoding sodium:solute symporter family protein (COG:P;~EggNog:ENOG410PH3R;~InterPro:IPR001734,IPR038377,IPR031155;~PFAM:PF00474;~TransMembrane:15 (o15-40i61-82o94-114i135-157o169-187i199-217o260-279i291-317o337-364i400-422o428-451i458-477o497-519i577-597o609-631i);~go_component: GO:0016020 - membrane [Evidence IEA];~go_component: GO:0016021 - integral component of membrane [Evidence IEA];~go_function: GO:0015204 - urea transmembrane transporter activity [Evidence IEA];~go_function: GO:0022857 - transmembrane transporter activity [Evidence IEA];~go_process: GO:0055085 - transmembrane transport [Evidence IEA];~go_process: GO:0071918 - urea transmembrane transport [Evidence IEA]), coding for MPENVFQSPAPLSQAVGYGIVVGVGAVFAIGMSLTSWLLSTYMNEIQDSEMFMTAKHSVKAGLTASAVVSSWTIATTLLTSTTYGYRYGVSGPFWYAAAASVQILLFSVAAVELKRKAPNAQTYLQVVKVRYGSAVHLLFTTYSGVYQIITTVNLLVGGSAVFASMTGVSRDAICYLLPIGVVIYTLMGGIKATFITDWVHTVIIYVIMLIALFVFYTTSEQTGSPARVWELLTEAAALHPVAGNADGQYLTMRSQEGGYIGLVFIGAGFAACVDSQLFQKAIAADPRTTSVGYIVGGLSWFTIPFVLASTYGLAAAAMEHLPSWPTFPNRMNEYEVASGLAMPYAAVSLMGNGGAVAVLLMVFMAVTSAMSSETVATTALVTYNVYQAYIKPKASGKQLLYFSHFITVGFAIFCSSIAVAFNHGGFSVDFLITAIGIFVDSAIVPMACTIMWKRQSALAAFIVPPLCSTFGLIAWFCTAYTHHGVVSIETLSSNLPLVAGNMVSLCSPLILTPLATLLKPDNFDWRILNEQIHRGDDEHVTVSGNSPEDAAVLAEQEQRREEENEKSLLTARNRSLFLGLFLTISLVILWPIPMYASSYVFTVPFFTGWVAFLFIWAFLAAGVILVLPIWEGLTEIEMVLNRILGRKVKERSRQTILVPRECLEGEQAVFENQGKDSQEKSKV